Proteins encoded within one genomic window of Fusarium musae strain F31 chromosome 4, whole genome shotgun sequence:
- a CDS encoding hypothetical protein (EggNog:ENOG41), with protein IATGFNVALDYGQDLLNSSEFTVDSWLENLRKLIKSQLPGLQNNNYSGSQQVARGLHEENSNLSAEDQSADDAIKSGVAYNWSTYYFTYGGGTTNAVLNDDGKSYSTEKAIVALWDGVQSEIDTIVGTISKLVKDLFDFFKSGPGHWDIKSFMGHITADLVDGMIDSLKILADILFKAFSLGISLVKDVANQTIEIPVLGWLWKMLTHGRSLSLLELCSLLIAIPTKVLYKAKTGHAPPKLKGRLTKDSFRRYLSGTADSALAREKLSTADSTLFKDIANVSLAVTANLEFIYNEFDTLVLLADGAFEGSGLEIIPTGPIKTLMTVINAAELIFEGIDAFASLPAGLLPGSSMVQVDNATVGKVAKYSAFGLQGVKFAAGIVVKIVGKVKSLDQMVIKRWKGGITAVISMPMLCVALTADINDSVEGRKKTVIVVDHFFEHFLKFGKQWGYAVACWNNDVENELLYIALVVKVLCGDGIYGFKITDFVVDHV; from the exons CATTGCTACTGGCTTCAATGTCGCCCTCGATTACGGACAAGACCTGCTCAACAGCTCGGAGTTCACTGTTGATTCGTGGCTGGAGAACCTCCGCAAGCTCATTAAGTCTCAGCTACCTGGCTTACAGAACAACAACTACAGTGGTAGTCAACAGGTGGCCAGAGGATTACACGAGGAAAATAGCAACCTTTCAGCCGAAGATCAAAGTGCAGACGACGCTATAAAATCCGGTGTTGCGTATAACTGGTCCACTTACTACTTTACCTACGGCGGAGGCACTACCAACGCTGTCTTAAATGATGATGGCAAATCTTACTCGACAGAAAAAGCGATCGTTGCGCTATGGGATGGTGTCCAAAGCGAGATCGACACCATCGTCGGGACGATAAGCAAGTTGGTTAAAGACTTAttcgacttcttcaagtcgGGCCCTGGCCACTGGGATATCAAAAGCTTCATGGGACACATCACTGCTGACCTTGTGGACGGCATGATTGACtctctcaagatccttgcAGACATTTTGTTCAAGGCCTTTTCACTCGGAATCAGTCTTGTCAAAGATGTGGCCAACCAGACGATTGAGATTCCGGTGCTTGGATGGCTATGGAAGATGCTAACGCACGGTCGCTCGCTTTCCCTCTTGGAGCTATGCTCTCTTCTAATTGCGATTCCTACCAAAGTTCtctacaaggccaagacgggCCACGCCCCACCGAAGCTTAAGGGACGTCTAACGAAAGACTCCTTCCGTAGATATCTCTCAGGAACTGCCGACAGTGCACTGGCCAGGGAAAAATTATCAACTGCCGACAGTACTCTCTTCAAAGACATCGCCAATGTTAGCCTGGCGGTGACCGCAAATTTGGAATTTATCTATAATGAATTTGACACTCTGGTCCTATTGGCAGATGGCGCCTTTGAAGGGAGTGGTCTTGAGATTATTCCCACTGGACCTATCAAAACTCTCATGACAGTGATTAACGCAGCAGAACTTATCTTCGAGGGAATTGACGCCTTCGCGAGTTTACCTGCTGGTCTTTTACCCGGGTCGTCCATGGTCCAGGTAGACAATGCCACCGTTGGGAAAGTTGCAAAGTACTCC GCATTCGGTCTCCAAGGCGTCAAGTTCGCAGCCGGTATAGTCGTCAAGATCGTTGGGAAGGTCAAGAGTCTGGACCAAATGGTAATCAAGAGATGGAAGGGCGGCATCACTGCGGTCATCTCGATGCCCATGCTTTGCGTTGCTTTGACAGCGGACATCAACGACTCGGTGGAAGGGAGGAAAAAGACGGTCATTGTTGTTGACCATTTCTTTGAGCACTTCCTCAAGTTTGGCAAGCAGTGGGGATATGCTGTTGCTTGTTGGAACAACGATGTTGAGAATGAGCTTCTGTACATTGCACTTGTTGTCAAAGTACTATGCGGAGATGGGATATATGGATTCAAGATTACAGACTTTGTTGTGGATCATGTGTAA
- a CDS encoding hypothetical protein (EggNog:ENOG41~CAZy:AA4) codes for MTTVNPLVLPPGIAPSAFHQFISEITEVTTAENVVIISNPGQLDKQDYRDPSKMHDMFDITSKQHFVSSAVVTPRDVAEVQAIVKLCNKFEIPLWPFSIGRNVGYGGAAPRVPGSIGLDLGKHMNKILKVDVDGAYALVEPGVTYADLHQYLVDKNLRDKLWIDVPDLGGGSVLGNTTERGVGYTPYVVLPDGTLVRTGMGALPNPNADPNAPPHEQEPNSAWQLFNYGFGPYNDGIFTQSSLGIVVKMGIWLMVNPGGYQSYLITIPKDEDLHQAIEIIRPLRTSMVLQNVPTVRHVLLDAAVMGSRDKYTTSKKPLNDKELDDIAKKLNLGRWNFYGALYGPEPIRKVMWEVVKGAFSAIPGAKFYFPEEMPDNVVLKTRDLTLQGIPTMTELEWVNWLPNGAHLFFSPIAKVTGDDAVAQYALTRKRCEEAGFDFIGTFVVGMREMHHIVCLVFDRLDPESCHRAHALISQLIDDAAKKGWGEYRTHLALMDQIAQTYNFNGNAQMYLNTTIKNALDPKGILAPGKNGIWPSGYNAKDFAVTPQRSTKL; via the exons ATGACTACTGTTAATCCTCTTGTTCTGCCTCCTGGCATCGCACCATCTGCTTTCCACCAATTCATATCAGAAATCACTGAAGTTACAACCGCTGAAAACGTTGTCATCATATCCAACCCCGGACAGTTAGACAAGCAGGACTACCGCGACCCCAGCAAGATGCACGACATGTTTGACATAACCTCGAAGCAGCATTTTGTTTCCTCAGCTGTTGTCACTCCCCGCGACGTCGCCGAGGTTCAAGCCATCGTCAAGCTGTGCAACAAGTTTGAAATTCCCCTCTGGCCATTCTCCATTGGCAGAAATGTTGGGTATGGTGGTGCTGCTCCCCGTGTACCAGGCTCGattggtcttgatcttggcaaacatatgaacaagatcttgaaggtcgatgttgatggcgCATATGCTCTTGTTGAACCTGGAGTTACATACGCAGATCTTCACCAGTACTTGGTGGACAAGAACCTTCGTGACAAGCTGTGGATTGATGTTCCTGATCTTGGCGGCGGATCAGTGCTTGGGAACACTACGGAGAGGGGAGTTGGCTATACTCCGTATG TTGTCCTTCCCGATGGTACACTAGTCCGCACGGGAATGGGTGCTTTACCAAACCCAAATGCGGATCCAAATGCCCCTCCACACGAGCAAGAGCCCAACTCGGCCTGGCAACTGTTCAATTACGGCTTCGGTCCCTATAACGACGGCATCTTTACGCAATCGTCTCTTGGTATTGTTGTCAAGATGGGTATCTGGCTCATGGTGAACCCTGGTGGGTATCAGTCATACTTGATCACCATTCCCAAAGATGAGGACCTTCATCAGGCCATTGAGATCATTCGACCACTTCGGACTTCAATGGTGCTGCAAAATGTTCCCACTGTTAGACATGTGCTTCTGGATGCAGCTGTTATG GGATCTCGAGACAAGTACACGACTTCGAAAAAGCCGCTCAATGACAAGGAACTTGATGACATCgcaaagaagctcaactTGGGCCGCTGGAATTTCTACGGAGCGCTTTATGGCCCCGAACCCATCCGTAAGGTAATGTGGGAAGTAGTCAAGGGTGCTTTCTCAGCCATCCCCGGGGCCAAGTTCTACTTCCCGGAGGAGATGCCAGACAATGTTGTCTTGAAAACTCGAGATCTTACCTTGCAGGGGATTCCCACCATGACTGAGCTTGAATGGGT CAACTGGCTGCCCAATGGAGCTCACCTGTTCTTCTCCCCCATCGCCAAGGTCACGGGCGACGACGCGGTCGCTCAGTATGCCTTAACTCGCAAGCGCTGCGAAGAAGCAGGTTTCGATTTCATCGGAACATTTGTCGTCGGAATGAGAGAGATGCATCACATAgtgtgtcttgtctttgaccGTCTCGATCCAGAGTCATGCCATCGAGCGCACGCCCTCATCAGTCAGCTAATCGATGACGCGGCGAAGAAGGGTTGGGGAGAGTATCGCACTCATTTAGCATTGATGGACCAAATTGCACAGACTTACAACTTCAACGGTAATGCACAGATGTATCTCAATACTACAATCAAGAATGCATTAGATCCTAAGGGAATTCTGGCGCCTGGTAAGAATGGGATATGGCCAAGCGGCTATAACGCAAAGGACTTTGCAGTAACTCCACAGCGCTCTACAAAACTGTAG
- a CDS encoding hypothetical protein (antiSMASH:Cluster_4.5~EggNog:ENOG41~SMCOG1189:L-carnitine dehydratase/bile acid-inducible), producing MSNYSISAEATRILNKVLLQDPRLHFPESFVKAAEKVKFVGEDDQPFILTPLKITESSAALNALVATAANVVAAKRYGINYQNVEINTDLATLFLESVLLPTIGDKHFMQSSKMLAELAKMDLYQMSKPIRRYATNVYRTKDGRWYHLHGSMNALPTMEMLGVEDSDVSTEEAFGIYTKKVAEWDSQDIEKVANEKFKQAGVICYTPDEFFASEHGKIMSEEPLWTSTRVPAPKKTWPEAKDTDRYSPLAGIRVLDLSRVIAAPAVSKILSVLGADVIRVSCSKLPEYSATMPDLQTGKRDVDIDLKTIEGRQTLSDLIKDADVLVDGYRPGALAKLGFDSKSLRELSPSLIYMRENCYGFKGPLSYRSGWQQISDCLVGLSYLQGKFLGLDEAVVPLFPNSDYQTGLVGAAAAIQALLARTQEDVTFDIDISLTQYNIWYYRLGSYSEDQQKALRIRDPQFSPRYYDDMSALVGKTHQSLQKIRPEIFKHPEYFWDMSGKEYGLDEDFKVLAPAFKFEKSSIGWSVPTGRRGRSKAEWVS from the exons ATGTCCAATTACTCCATTTCCGCCGAAGCTACTCGAATTCTAAATAAAGTTCTCCTTCAAGATCCTAGATTACACTTTCCAGAATCTTTCGTTAAAGCCGCCGAGAAAGTCAAGTTTGTGGGGGAAGATGATCAACCTTTCATCCTAACACCTCTCAAGATCACGGAGTCGAGCGCGGCCCTCAATGCCCTCGTAGCTACAGCTGCAAACGTGGTCGCAGCCAAGCGCTATGGCATCAATTACCAGAATGTTGAAATCAACACGGATCTTGCAACCCTTTTCCTTGAATCAGTGCTACTACCCACCATTGGTGACAAGCACTTTATGCAGAGCAGCAAAATGCTTGCAGAGCTTGCCAAGATGGACCTCTATCAGATGAGCAAGCCAATCAGGCGATACGCGACAAATGTTTATCGCACCAAGGATGGAAGATGGTATCATCTGCATGGATCTATGAATGCTTTGCCCACGATGGAGATGTTGGGTGTTGAGGACAGTGACGTTAGCACTGAAGAAGCCTTCGGGATCTATACCAAAAAGGTTGCAGAATGGGATTCCCAGGATATCGAAAAGGTAGCAAACGAGAAGTTCAAGCAAGCTGGTGTGATTTGCTATACGCCTGATGAATTCTTCGCAAGCGAGCATGGTAAGATCATGTCGGAAGAACCCTTGTGGACATCGACTCGTGTGCCAGCACCCAAGAAGACTTGGCCCGAAGCCAAAGATACTGATCGTTATAGTCCACTTGCCGGCATCAGAGTCTTGGATCTATCTCGTGTCATCGCAGCTCCAGCAGTATCCAAGATCCTCAGTGTTCTTGGCGCCGATGTCATCCGTGTCTCATGCAGCAAGCTACCAGAGTATTCGGCAACAATGCCGGATCTTCAGACGGGCAAGAGAGACGTTGACATCGATCTCAAGACAATTGAGGGCCGGCAAACACTTTCCGATCTTATCAAAGATGCTGATGTTCTTGTTGATGGATACCGTCCTGGTGCATTGGCGAAGCTGGGCTTCGACTCCAAGTCTTTGCGTGAGTTGAGCCCAAGTCTGATCTATATGAGGGAGAACTGTTATGGTTTTAAGGGACCGCTGTCGTACCGCTCGGGATGGCAGCAGATTAGCGATTGCTTGGTAGGACTGTCATACTTGCAGGGCAAGTTTCTTGGTCTCGACGAGGCTGTTGTCCCACTTTTCC CCAACTCGGACTATCAGACTGGATTAGTCGGAGCCGCGGCTGCCATCCAAGCATTACTAGCCCGCACCCAAGAAGACGTCACCTTCGACATCGACATTAGCCTCACGCAGTACAACATCTGGTATTATCGTCTCGGCTCATACTCCGAGGACCAGCAAAAGGCTCTTAGAATTCGTGACCCGCAGTTCAGCCCTCGCTATTACGATGATATGAGTGCGCTTGTTGGAAAGACACATCAGTCGCTGCAGAAGATTCGCCCAGAGATATTCAAGCATCCTGAGTACTTCTGGGACATGAGTGGCAAGGAATACGGATTGGACGAGGACTTCAAAGTGCTGGCACCGGCATTCAAGTTTGAGAAGTCGAGTATTGGTTGGAGTGTTCCTACTGGACGAAGAGGGCGGTCGAAAGCCGAGTGGGTATCATAA
- a CDS encoding hypothetical protein (antiSMASH:Cluster_4.5~EggNog:ENOG41), which produces MSPRMVINELQFGLAAADEHFNAPDAETWFMCTQAAAQRSLACSQITLSQSITVIMSEDFGTSRWDVFETMSPLNLFAIASEWTRPKVKILGYHTRAKKLVSGLVQS; this is translated from the exons ATGAGTCCCCGAATGGTAATTAATGAGCTACAATTTGGCCTCGCAGCTGCAGATGAGCACTTTAATGCTCCAGATGCCGAGACATGGTTCATGTGCACTCAAGCTGCGGCACAGAGGTCACTGGCGTGCAGCCAAATCACGCTGTCTCAGTCCATTACCGTGATTATGAGTGAGGACTTTGGAACTAGTCGATGGGATGTCTTTGAGACAATGAGCCCATTGAATTTGTTTGCTATTGCTAGTG AATGGACCAGacccaaggtcaagatcctTGGCTATCACACGAGGGCTAAGAAATTGGTTTCGGGTCTGGTCCAGTCATAA
- a CDS encoding hypothetical protein (antiSMASH:Cluster_4.5) has protein sequence MGDAIAEKPYHRVAAVARSNEGFQFKINSVPIPKLQPWEVLVKLSATGVCGTDLALAGGYLGPCCEVLGHEGVGRVVQVGSGVDPDSVKIGNRVGIAWVRDVCGRCNCCREPGGEVRCLEQQNSGRKWDGTFAEHCIIPSRYVLTIPESKELPDELVAPTLCGGVTAYKALKACGATPGEWVAIVGAGGGVGGLGIQYAKAMGFRVAAVDIGPAKESCIKMGADAYFDGASPDTPAELKKLTPNEAGAKAVIVTAGSGRAYQNALDLVAVFGTLVCVGIPPPDQAMSLHPLTLIDRGINLLGTLVGTRTETLEALEFVRRGVVKPIVESVNFDQLDDLVNQFSKTSGKLVIQFPS, from the exons ATGGGAGACGCGATAGCTGAGAAGCCCTACCATCGGGTAGCTGCTGTGGCA CGCTCAAATGAAGGCTTCCAGTTCAAGATCAACTCAGTTCCAATCCCGAAACTCCAGCCATGGGAAGTGCTCGTTAAGCTCTCTGCTACTGGTGTCTGCGGCACTGATTTGGCTCTTGCAGGTGGTTACCTCGGTCCATGCTGTGAGGTGCTTGGCCACGAGGGCGTGGGCCGCGTTGTACAAGTTGGCTCTGGAGTGGATCCCGACTCTGTTAAGATTGGCAATCGAGTTGGTATTGCTTGGGTGAGAGACGTCTGTGGCCGATGCAATTGCTGTCGTGAGCCCGGAGGTGAGGTCCGTTGTCTGGAGCAGCAGAACTCAGGACGGAAGTGGGACGGAACGTTTGCAGAGCACTGCATTATACCAAGTCGTTATGTGCTGACAATTCCTGAGTCAAAGGAGTTGCCAGATGAGCTGGTTGCACCAACATTGTGCGGCGGCGTTACTGCCTACAAAGCACTCAAGGCTTGTGGAGCGACACCGGGAGAATGGGTTGCTATAGTCGGAGCTGGCGGTGGCGTTGGGGGTTTGGGGATCCAGTATGCAAAAGCCATGGGATTCCGTGTTGCGGCTGTTGATATTGGGCCTGCAAAAGAGTCGTGCATCAAGATGGGAGCCGACGCATACTTTGATGGAGCATCGCCTGATACGCCGGCCGAACTGAAGAAGCTTACCCCTAATGAAGCTGGAGCCAAGGCCGTTATTGTCACTGCAGGGTCGGGTCGAGCGTATCAGAAcgcccttgatcttgtcgcAGTGTTTGGTACTCTGGTCTGCGTTGGTATTCCTCCACCGGACCAAGCGATGAGTCTGCATCCGCTGACTCTTATCGACCGTGGTATCAACCTTTTGGGAACATTGGTGGGAACACGAACTGAAACACTTGAAGCTCTCGAGTTCGTGCGAAGAGGAGTGGTAAAACCTATTGTGGAGTCAGTTAACTTTGATCAGCTCGACGATCTGGTCAATCAATTCTCAAAGACATCTGGGAAATTGGTTATACAATTCCCATCATAG
- a CDS encoding hypothetical protein (antiSMASH:Cluster_4.5) gives MANNAEAYAKGQHPGYEATALKGLELSIDAIADKRIKVAINGGALNPEGLAVKVAALVAEKGYNLEVAYVSGDNVLPKLGKRMPQNRESALAHLDSLNDHVTLTPETYIFAKCGEEPREIVSANAYLGAHAIYEAFQQGADIIICGRASDASPVIACAWYWWSWSNTSYDELAGALVAGHLIECSAYVTGGNFAGFDAFDLENFVDPGFPIAEIAQDGSCVITKHEGTGGMVTVDTCKSQLVYELQGDVYINSDVKAYLDNIEMDQVGQDRVRVHGVRGAPPPDTTKLALFYKGGYEMQALFNATGHNFEQKFALLEKQVRFHLGEEKLSHLDFLEFQRIGVPAVNPANQNSGTVYLRIFAQSTKVEALQAIMMAIGNISLKHYSDFRSAMPRPYLAYYPALWQQAKLEEKFHFVDGTGTTKSFKTTPPPRFEIMDERASYDTKSPKALGGGAIEVRLGSVALGRSGDKGANLNFGLFVDTQAKWDWLRSYMSRTKVQELLGEDWRPEFSIERVEFPKIFAVHFVVYGILGRGVSSSKRLDGFGKGFIDYFRDKVVEAPAAILQRSHI, from the exons ATGGCGAATAATGCGGAAGCATATGCGAAAGGACAACATCCAGGTTACGAGGCTACTGCATTGAAGGGTCTTGAGCTTTCGATCGATGCCATCGCAGACAAGCGTATCAAAGTCGCCATCAACGGTGGAGCACTTAATCCTGAAGGTCTCGCTGTGAAAGTAGCAGCTTTG GTTGCCGAAAAAGGTTATAATCTCGAGGTAGCCTATGTTTCCGGTGATAACGTGCTTCCGAAGCTCGGTAAACGCATGCCACAAAACAGAGAAAGCGCGTTGGCTCATCTTGATTCTCTGAATGACCATGTCACCCTCACTCCTGAGACTTACATATTCGCCAAATGTGGCGAAGAACCTCGGGAAATAGTGTCTGCCAATGCTTATCTCGGTGCTCACGCCATATATGAAGCATTTCAACAGGGTGCCGACATCATCATATGCGGCCGAGCTTCTGATGCCAGCCCCGTCATCGCCTGCGCATGGTACTGGTGGTCGTGGAGCAACACCAGCTACGATGAACTGGCTGGTGCCTTGGTCGCGGGACACTTGATTGAATGCTCAGCCTATGTCACCGGCGGTAACTTTGCAGGCTTTGACGcttttgatcttgagaacTTTGTCGACCCTGGTTTTCCGATTGCCGAGATTGCGCAAGATGGCTCTTGTGTCATCACAAAGCATGAGGGTACAGGCGGTATGGTCACTGTCGATACATGCAAGTCCCAGTTGGTGTATGAGTTGCAGGGTGATGTCTACATCAACAGTGATGTGAAAGCCTACCTGGACAATATTGAGATGGATCAAGTTGGCCAAGACAG AGTTCGCGTTCACGGAGTTCGCGGTGCGCCACCACCAGATACCACGAAGCTCGCGCTCTTTTACAAAGGGGGCTATGAAATGCAGGCTTTGTTCAACGCAACAGGTCACAATTTTGAACAAAAGTTTGCGCTTCTTGAAAAACAAGTCCGTTTTCATCTCGGAGAAGAGAAGCTCAGTCATCTAGACTTTCTCGAATTTCAGAGGATTGGCGTGCCAGCTGTAAATCCTGCCAACCAAAACAGCGGTACTGTCTATCTCCGCATCTTTGCTCAGTCAACGAAAGTAGAAGCTCTCCAGGCAATTATGATGGCCATTGGAAACATCTCATTGAAGCATTATTCAG ATTTTCGCTCCGCTATGCCTCGTCCATACCTGGCATATTATCCAGCTCTGTGGCAGCAAGCCAAACTTGAAGAAAAGTTCCATTTTGTGGACGGAACTGGCACAACGAAATCTTTCAAGACTacacctcctcctcggttTGAGATAATGGATGAAAGGGCGTCTTATGACACCAAATCACCAAAGGCTCTTGGCGGTGGAGCTATTGAAGTGCGATTGGGCAGTGTCGCCCTAGGCCGTTCTGGAGACAAGGGGGCCAATTTGAACTTTGGCTTATTCGTTGACACGCAAGCCAAGTGGGACTGGCTGCGCTCATACATGTCTCGAACCAAGGTACAAGAGCTTTTGGGAGAAGACTGGCGCCCAGAGTTTTCTATTGAGCGTGTTGAGTTTCCCAAGATCTTTGCTGTGCACTTTGTTGTATATGGTATCCTCGGCCGTGGAGTCAGTAGCTCAAAGCGATTGGACGGGTTCGGGAAGGGTTTTATTGATTACTTTAGGGATAAGGTTGTTGAAGCACCTGCCGCTATCTTGCAACGCAGCCATATCTAG